TACCAGTTAGCTGCACCGTTAGCAGCCACCGCTGCGACCCGATGACCTCCAGCCTGAAGCGCCTGCGTTTCGAGTTCCAGTGGGACGTTTGGAGCTGTTGGGCTATCGGTACCTTCTACATCTTGCATAACTAATGTGGCACTTTCCAAGGGCTGGCCGGTGATGAAGCGCCACTCTGGGATCATTAAAGGCAAATCGATCTGCAGGAGTTTTGAAACGTGTGCGTTGGGGCGTGCAGAGCTGCATTGAACTGAATATGGCAACGTCTAACGAGGCTCAGCGTTCCCTCGGCTCTAAGTGCTGGAGATGAAGCGTGAAACGGCAAAGTTTGGCCTCAGCCGTCTGCTCTGTGTTGCTAAGTGCAAAGAAAAGATGATTTTTACAGGTTCTGAGTGTCTTTAACGTCCACAGAGTCGGTTCCTCCAACAACACCTGACTCAAAGCCAGCAGGAAGGAACTGGAGTTGTTCAGTCACATGTCAACGCCAACACGTCGGTTGACGCCAATGTTGATACGACTTCAAGGCTTCAGGCAACTTTTAGCTGCTTACAAGCCTCTGGATTGTCAAATATTAGCAAGTAATGGTTGAAGCATAGGTTGGGTGTAGCGTCGGACTCCTGTTGGTCTTTGGAGGATGATTCTGTGGGTCGGCGCCAGACGTCCAGTTCCTAGTGGAATAAGTTAAGGCCAGAAGTGCTGTCGGTTGGCAGTCGTACCTTCAGTGCTTTCTTGTAAAAATAAGGCTCAATAACTGGGTTATACTGCTGAAAGAGAGAAACGGGGGCATCCTCACAGTCTTGGACGTTTCTACTGAGGAGCTGATTGTTTGCCGAGTCGATCAGATTTGGAAGATTGGACAGAATATATAGCAACAGACATAAATATATGTACAAGGTTTTGTGCAGGCATACATGCGAGTTTGTGGGTTTGTGTGGATGAGGACGttcataaatattttgctttatatttatttttgcggTAAAGTCGTCAGTCTGCCGCATTGTGGCGTTaaataaacaggaagcagagtCAGGCGCAGCCGCATTCGTCCACGATCATGTTGGGAACGTCCCGCTTCACGATGTTGTACTCGTCGTCGAAGTAGAGCATGGACATGGTGCTGAGCTTGGTGGGGATGCAGCAGGAGTTCATGGAGCCGGGGCTCATGCCCCTCATGCGGTACTGGTTCACCACGGCCGTGTGGAAGGACGAGGCCGAGCCGGGGACGCCCGCCATGTAGGCGGGGCAGTTCCCCTCGCAGTAGTTCCCAAAGTACCCCGAGGGCGCGATGATCCAGTCGTTCCAGCCGATGAGCCGGAAGTCGATGTAGAACTGCTGGCGGCAGCACAGGCTGCTGCTGCCGTCGCACTCCAGGCCGCGCTTCCGGATGCGGTGCTTCCCGTCGGCCTGCCGCGCCCGCACCACCAGGAAGGGCCGGTGGGCCTCGTCCTTCGGGTTCATCAGCGCCGGCGCCACGCCCTCCGCCTCGCAGCCTTCGCAGCGGACGTCCAGGTTCTGCCGCCGGTCGCCGCTCCGCTCGAACACCAGCCGCACGGCGTCCGTCAGCGAGAAGGTGTGCCAGCCGCTGCGCCTCAGCTCCACCCGCTTCTCCACCAGGTCCCACCGGCTGCCCAAGCCCGGCTCCTGGTAGTACACCTTCACCGTCACCTTCCGCTTCCCGCGCAGCTCGGCGCCGGCGGCCGGCGGCAGCAGCTTGAAGTACAGCCAGAGGGTGGCCTGGGTCAcatggaggttctggttccccTCGTTGGAGATCAGGAAGAACAGGCTGGACTTGGAGGTGACCAGGTCGTCTGGGGACAGAAACAAGAACAAtacggatcagaaccaaagaGAGAAACAAGAACAACACGGATCAGAACCGAGGAGAGAAACAGGAACAATACGGATCAGAACCGAGGACAGAAACAATACGGATCAGAACCGAGGAGAGAAACAAGAACAACACGGATCAGAACCGAGGACAGAAACAAGAACAACACGGATCAGAACCGAGGAGAGAAACAAGAACAacacggatcagaaccaaagaGAGAAACAAGAACAATACGGATCAGAACCGAGGAGAGAAACAAGAACAACACGGATCAGAACCGAGGACAGAAACAAGAACAacacggatcagaaccaaagaGAGTAAGAAGAACATGGAACCGGTGACAGATTAAACATGGCGATTACTGACGGCTGCACTGATGCATGATGGGAAGCTAAAGGCTTTACTGGATCCCAGCAGCAGACAAATGATGGCTACAAAGCTAGCTGCACTGTGAAGCAGGAGTTAGAAATATTACGCTAACGCTAAAGCAACATGTTatttagctaaagctaaagcaaCATGttatttagctgaagctaaagCGCTATAGCAATATGttatttagctgaagctaagCGCTATAGCAACATGTTATTTAGGTGAAGCTAAAGCGCTATAGCAACATGttatttagctgaagctaaagcgctaactaCGATTCAGATTAAATCTGCCCCTAGCAGAC
This region of Xiphophorus hellerii strain 12219 chromosome 24, Xiphophorus_hellerii-4.1, whole genome shotgun sequence genomic DNA includes:
- the LOC116715692 gene encoding inhibin beta B chain; translation: MTRCLLRLALLAACVLLSARGAAAPDAEAVAGAHPESCASCAASARLEEPEPGRVDGDFLEAVKRHILSRLQLRERPNITHPVPRAAMVTALRKLHAGKLREDGRVEIPSLDGHPMSNEVLEESSEIISFAEKDDLVTSKSSLFFLISNEGNQNLHVTQATLWLYFKLLPPAAGAELRGKRKVTVKVYYQEPGLGSRWDLVEKRVELRRSGWHTFSLTDAVRLVFERSGDRRQNLDVRCEGCEAEGVAPALMNPKDEAHRPFLVVRARQADGKHRIRKRGLECDGSSSLCCRQQFYIDFRLIGWNDWIIAPSGYFGNYCEGNCPAYMAGVPGSASSFHTAVVNQYRMRGMSPGSMNSCCIPTKLSTMSMLYFDDEYNIVKRDVPNMIVDECGCA